In the Corynebacterium jeikeium genome, GATTTCGATTCCCACCCGCAGGTGTTCGAGGAGATCTTCAGCCATGGCGACGTGGACCTGGCCATTGTTGCGTTCGGAATCCTGGGCGATAACGAGAAGCAGTGGACCAACCAGAAGTTGGCTGTGCAGGCCGCACAGGTGAACTTCACCGGCGCCGTCTCCGTCGGCGTGTTGCTGGCGGACTACATGAAGAAGCAAGGCCACGGCCAGATTGTGGCGTTTTCCACCGTTGCCGGTGAGATGGTTCGCCGCTCCAACTTCGTCTACGGCTCCACAAAGGCTGGCCTGGATGGCTTCTACCGCATGCTCAACGAAGCTCTGCGTGGCTCCGGGGTGCGCGTGCTGACGGTCCGCCCGGGCCAGGTCCGCACCAACATGACCAAGGACCTCGAGGATGCCCCGCTGACCGTGGACAAGGAAGACGTGGCCAAGGCGATTGCCAAGGCCGTGGATAACCGCAAGTCCCTGATCTGGGTGCACCCCCTGTTCCGCCCGATCATGCTGATCCTGAAGCACCTGCCGCTGCCGATCCTGCGCAAGCTGCCGCTGTAGCTCCCCAGAGCCCCCATTCTGGGGTTTGACCGAGCCTCTCAGGCGAGCCCGCCACCACCCCCCTCACCCGCGTAAAAAGCACAAGCGCCGCTCCACACCCTGGGCGGCGCTTTGTCGTTCCCCTTCTAGTTCTTCAGGTGGCCTGGATGGGCGGACTCTTTGGCGTCCAACTTCAGGAACGCCGACAGCACGATCAGCGCCACCGAAACGAAAGCCGCCACCAAGAACGCCACGTGGATGCCCTGGCCCACCACCTGCTGCTCGGCCAGAGCGGGATCCGTCGCTGCCAAGCCAGCCAGCTCCGCCGCGTTGCTCGAGGCATAGCGGGTGGAGGCGAACGTCATCACCGCCACGAAGATTGCCGTACCGGC is a window encoding:
- a CDS encoding decaprenylphospho-beta-D-erythro-pentofuranosid-2-ulose 2-reductase, whose translation is MIDAVGKPQSILLLGGASDMGLAVVEEFLSRGSARVILAARAGESLDDATARMNAAGASEVVTVAFDAVDFDSHPQVFEEIFSHGDVDLAIVAFGILGDNEKQWTNQKLAVQAAQVNFTGAVSVGVLLADYMKKQGHGQIVAFSTVAGEMVRRSNFVYGSTKAGLDGFYRMLNEALRGSGVRVLTVRPGQVRTNMTKDLEDAPLTVDKEDVAKAIAKAVDNRKSLIWVHPLFRPIMLILKHLPLPILRKLPL